In the Malania oleifera isolate guangnan ecotype guangnan chromosome 1, ASM2987363v1, whole genome shotgun sequence genome, one interval contains:
- the LOC131163842 gene encoding alkaline ceramidase-like produces the protein MADEFSSFWGPVTSTTESCENNYIYSTYIAEFYSTISNIPGILLALIGLINALRQRFEKRFSVLHISNMILAIGSMLFHATLQQMLQQGDETPMVWEMLLYIYILYSPDWHYRSTMPTFLFLYGTVFAIVYSQVRFRIGFKLHYVILCLLCIPRMYKYYIHTQNVSAKQLAKLYMATLLLGSLCWFFDRVFCKEISHWHINPQGHALWHLFMGFNSYFANTFLMFCRAQQRGWSPKVDHFMGFLPYVKVEKPKSQ, from the exons ATGGCCGATGAATTCTCAAGTTTTTGGGGTCCTGTCACTTCCACAACTGAATCATGTGAGAACAATTATATCTACTCTACttatattgcagaattttacaGCACTATATCCAACATACCCGGCATTCTTTTGGCACTCATTGGCCTTATAAATGCACTAAGGCAAAGGTTTGAGAAGAGATTTAGCGTTCTTCACATATCTAATATGATACTTGCTATTGGAAGCATGTTATTCCATGCCACATTGCAACAAAT GTTACAACAAGGTGATGAAACTCCAATGGTATGGGAAATGCTTCTTTATATCTACATTCTCTACTCACCAGATTGGCACTATCGTAGTACAATGCCCACTTTCCTCTTCCTGTATGGCACAGTTTTTGCCATTGTGTACTCACAGGTCCGTTTCCGCATTGGTTTCAAGCTGCACTATGTGATCCTTTGCCTCCTTTGCATCCCCAGAATGTACAAGTACTATATCCACACACAAAATGTATCTGCCAAGCAACTTGCGAAGCTCTACATGGCTACCCTTTTGTTGGGTAGCTTGTGCTGGTTCTTTGATCGTGTTTTCTGCAAGGAAATATCCCATTGGCACATTAACCCACAAGGTCACGCCTTGTGGCATCTCTTCATGGGCTTTAATTCTTATTTTGCCAACACTTTCTTGATGTTTTGTCGTGCTCAGCAACGGGGATGGTCCCCAAAGGTAGACCATTTTATGGGGTTTTTACCCTATGTGAAGGTTGAGAAACCTAAATCCCAGTGA